From one Bacteroidales bacterium genomic stretch:
- a CDS encoding C69 family dipeptidase yields MSKKHVFSAILALAIWSSNILACTNFLVTPGASVNGTTMITYAADAHVLYGELYFRPAADYPPGTMLDVYEWDTNKFLGRIPQLSHTFSVVGNMNEHQVAIGETTYGGRGELRDSTGIIDYGSLIYITLQRARTAREAIKIMGDLVAEHGYASSGESFSIADANEVWIMELIGKGMKMATENGKTYNKNKGAVWVAVRIPDGYVSGHANQARIRQFPLDDPENCIYAPDVISFAREMGYYEGSDEDFSFSDTYAPVDFGGARFCDLRVWSFFKDINDDMDQYFDYVKGEDLDNRMPLFIKPKRKLSNKDLMDFMRDHLEGTELDMSKDAGAGPFGLPYRWRPLTWEYDGKMYVNERATATQQTGFSFVAESRPMKPDWLGGILWFGIDDAAATTYVPMYCGMTRVPESYAVGNGDLLTYSETAAFWAFSFVSNFSYLRYNVMMEDVWKVQAELEEKFITEIAAIDAAAAVLNETNPEVAREFVTNYSVNMGDYTVKRYKELGQFLLVKYIDGNIKKEENGQFLRSKDGYPLSPDQPGYSEQWKSVVVKDAGKKLRAPQGDAH; encoded by the coding sequence ATGAGTAAGAAACATGTTTTTAGCGCGATACTTGCACTGGCCATCTGGAGCAGCAACATTTTGGCATGTACCAATTTCCTGGTTACTCCCGGCGCATCGGTGAACGGCACGACCATGATCACCTACGCTGCAGATGCCCATGTACTTTATGGAGAATTATACTTCAGACCGGCGGCAGACTATCCCCCGGGCACCATGCTGGATGTCTACGAGTGGGATACCAATAAATTTCTGGGTAGGATCCCCCAGCTTTCTCACACCTTTTCCGTGGTCGGAAATATGAACGAGCACCAGGTGGCTATCGGGGAAACCACTTATGGAGGAAGGGGGGAACTTCGCGATTCCACCGGGATCATCGATTACGGCAGCCTGATTTATATCACCCTGCAGAGGGCCAGAACGGCCAGGGAAGCCATTAAAATCATGGGCGATCTGGTCGCTGAACACGGGTATGCCAGTTCCGGGGAATCCTTCTCCATCGCAGACGCCAACGAGGTCTGGATTATGGAACTTATTGGCAAAGGGATGAAGATGGCAACTGAAAACGGTAAGACCTACAACAAAAATAAAGGGGCCGTCTGGGTGGCCGTAAGGATTCCGGACGGATACGTGTCGGGCCATGCCAATCAGGCCAGGATCCGGCAGTTTCCCCTGGATGATCCGGAAAACTGTATTTATGCACCCGACGTGATCTCCTTTGCCCGTGAAATGGGCTACTATGAAGGTAGCGATGAGGACTTCAGTTTTTCTGACACCTACGCACCTGTCGATTTTGGTGGTGCCAGGTTTTGCGATCTGCGGGTATGGTCCTTTTTCAAAGATATAAACGACGACATGGACCAGTACTTTGATTATGTAAAGGGAGAAGATCTGGATAACAGGATGCCGCTCTTTATCAAACCCAAGCGGAAACTTTCCAACAAGGACCTGATGGACTTTATGAGAGACCACCTGGAGGGAACGGAACTGGATATGAGCAAAGATGCCGGAGCCGGACCTTTTGGTCTCCCCTATCGCTGGCGTCCGCTCACCTGGGAATATGATGGAAAAATGTATGTGAATGAACGTGCCACGGCCACCCAGCAGACAGGTTTCTCTTTTGTGGCCGAAAGCAGGCCCATGAAACCCGACTGGCTGGGAGGAATTCTGTGGTTCGGCATAGATGATGCTGCAGCCACCACTTATGTTCCCATGTATTGCGGTATGACCCGCGTTCCCGAATCATATGCTGTAGGGAACGGCGATCTGCTCACCTATTCAGAAACAGCCGCCTTCTGGGCCTTCAGCTTTGTCTCCAACTTCAGCTATCTGAGATACAATGTAATGATGGAAGATGTCTGGAAAGTACAGGCGGAGCTGGAAGAGAAGTTTATCACGGAAATTGCAGCCATAGATGCTGCTGCTGCCGTCCTGAATGAAACCAACCCGGAAGTGGCCCGGGAATTTGTCACCAATTACTCGGTGAATATGGGGGATTATACCGTTAAACGATACAAGGAGCTGGGACAGTTCCTGCTTGTTAAATACATTGACGGGAATATCAAAAAGGAGGAGAATGGTCAGTTTCTCCGCAGCAAAGATGGCTATCCGCTGAGTCCGGATCAGCCCGGTTATTCCGAACAGTGGAAATCTGTGGTTGTAAAGGATGCCGGCAAGAAATTAAGGGCCCCGCAGGGGGATGCCCATTAA
- a CDS encoding transglutaminase-like domain-containing protein, with protein MTENGHKELEALISLLEDPDKLVFDNVSNRLIELGEAVVAPLEKRWEITLKSDLQIRIEDVIRKIQFNSLERGMNNWRSGGGNDLLYGAFLVARFQYPELEYELLNRKMEKIKKDIWLELNNELTALEKVKVINYFLYEIHKFDKSLKKAHSPQLYLINHVMDTYKGSPVLLGLIYAELARRLNLPIYGVNLPRNFVLCYYDPDYHEDPNNILFYINPSDKGSVLGLKELKHFLRHLKIEEKEYYFSPCSGIELIERLIINLQFAYERSGQTDKAQSLKNLLHPGK; from the coding sequence ATGACTGAAAACGGACATAAAGAGCTGGAAGCCCTGATCAGTCTTCTGGAAGATCCTGATAAACTCGTATTTGACAATGTATCGAATCGCCTGATAGAGCTTGGCGAAGCAGTGGTCGCTCCCCTGGAGAAAAGATGGGAAATCACGCTTAAATCCGATTTGCAGATTCGGATTGAAGATGTGATACGGAAAATCCAGTTTAATTCTCTGGAAAGAGGAATGAACAACTGGAGATCAGGTGGTGGCAACGACCTGCTTTACGGGGCCTTCCTGGTGGCACGTTTCCAGTATCCTGAACTGGAATATGAGCTTTTGAACAGGAAAATGGAGAAGATAAAAAAAGATATCTGGCTGGAGCTGAATAACGAGCTGACTGCCCTTGAAAAAGTAAAGGTGATCAACTATTTTCTCTACGAGATTCATAAGTTCGATAAAAGTCTGAAGAAGGCACACTCTCCGCAACTTTATCTGATCAATCATGTGATGGATACTTATAAGGGGAGCCCGGTATTGCTGGGACTGATCTATGCGGAGCTGGCCAGGAGACTGAACCTGCCGATCTACGGGGTGAATCTGCCCAGGAACTTCGTTCTGTGCTATTACGATCCGGACTACCATGAAGATCCAAACAACATCCTCTTCTATATCAATCCCTCGGATAAGGGATCGGTATTGGGCTTGAAGGAGCTGAAACACTTCCTGCGTCATCTGAAGATTGAAGAAAAGGAGTATTACTTCTCTCCCTGCTCCGGAATTGAACTTATTGAAAGGTTAATTATCAACCTGCAATTTGCCTACGAACGGTCGGGACAGACAGATAAAGCTCAATCGCTGAAGAACTTACTTCACCCCGGTAAGTGA
- the rplS gene encoding 50S ribosomal protein L19, translating to MDLMKVVDQEYAAERELPKFSAGDTITVHYKIKEGNKERIQQFRGVVIQRRGKGNTETFTVRKMSGNIGVERIFPSASPFIDKIDINKHGRVRRARIFYFRDLTGKKARIKEKRF from the coding sequence ATGGATTTAATGAAGGTTGTTGACCAGGAATATGCTGCTGAAAGGGAACTTCCCAAATTTAGTGCGGGTGATACCATCACTGTTCACTATAAGATCAAGGAGGGAAACAAAGAGCGTATTCAGCAGTTCAGGGGAGTTGTGATCCAGAGACGGGGAAAAGGAAATACCGAGACTTTTACGGTTCGTAAGATGTCGGGGAATATCGGTGTGGAAAGGATCTTCCCTTCTGCTTCCCCCTTTATCGATAAAATTGACATCAATAAGCATGGCCGGGTAAGAAGGGCCCGTATCTTCTACTTCCGTGATCTGACGGGTAAAAAAGCACGTATCAAAGAGAAAAGATTCTAG
- the rny gene encoding ribonuclease Y, with amino-acid sequence MVMYLVIGGASLLLGVGAGFVLVGVITRRKSSRMLKEAEGEAEMIKQQKILQAKEKFLQLKEEHEKLINEKNGKLNQLENEVKQKEFSASQKYEDIQRKRKEVDAIRENLNVQLELIEKKKEELEKSHRRQVEQLETISGLSAEEAKEQLVESLKEEARTEAMSLINEIVDEAKMTANKEAKNIVIKTIQRVASETAIENAVTVFHIESDELKGRIIGREGRNIRALEAATGVEVIVDDTPEAIILSAFDPVRREVARLSLHQLVTDGRIHPARIEEVVAKTRKQIEEEIIEVGKRTAIDLGIHGLHPELTRMVGKMKYRSSYGQNLLQHSREVANLCAIMATELGLNAKLARRAGLLHDIGKVPDDEPEIPHAVYGMKVAEKYKEKPEVCNAIGSHHDEVEMTTLLAPIVQVCDAISGARPGARREVVESYIKRLKELEAMALSYPGVLKTYAIQAGRELRVIVGSEKVTDKDAESLSFDIARKIQDEMTYPGQVKVTVIRETRAISYAK; translated from the coding sequence ATGGTCATGTATCTTGTTATAGGAGGTGCTTCACTGTTATTGGGAGTGGGAGCTGGCTTCGTCCTTGTTGGTGTAATTACCAGAAGAAAGAGCTCCAGGATGCTCAAAGAGGCAGAAGGTGAAGCAGAAATGATTAAGCAACAGAAGATACTGCAGGCCAAGGAGAAGTTTCTTCAGCTAAAGGAAGAACACGAGAAGCTCATCAATGAGAAGAATGGAAAGCTGAATCAGCTAGAGAATGAAGTAAAACAAAAAGAGTTTTCTGCCAGCCAGAAATATGAGGATATTCAACGGAAGAGGAAGGAGGTAGATGCTATTCGGGAAAATCTGAATGTTCAGCTGGAGCTTATTGAAAAGAAAAAAGAAGAACTGGAAAAATCCCACCGCAGGCAGGTGGAGCAACTGGAGACCATATCGGGTCTTTCAGCCGAAGAGGCAAAAGAGCAACTGGTTGAATCTCTGAAAGAGGAGGCCAGGACAGAGGCCATGTCACTGATCAATGAGATCGTTGATGAAGCCAAGATGACTGCGAACAAGGAGGCAAAGAATATCGTTATCAAAACCATTCAGAGGGTGGCCAGTGAAACGGCCATTGAGAATGCTGTGACGGTCTTTCATATCGAATCGGATGAGCTTAAGGGCAGGATTATAGGAAGGGAAGGAAGAAATATCCGTGCCCTGGAGGCTGCCACGGGTGTGGAGGTGATTGTGGATGATACTCCTGAAGCCATCATTCTTTCTGCCTTCGACCCTGTCAGAAGGGAAGTGGCCAGGCTATCCTTGCACCAGCTGGTTACCGATGGACGTATTCATCCGGCCAGGATTGAGGAGGTAGTGGCCAAAACCCGGAAACAGATCGAGGAGGAGATCATTGAAGTCGGAAAGCGCACAGCCATTGATCTGGGGATTCATGGCCTGCACCCGGAACTTACCCGTATGGTGGGAAAGATGAAATACCGCTCATCCTATGGGCAAAACCTCTTGCAGCACTCCCGGGAAGTTGCAAATCTCTGTGCCATTATGGCAACGGAACTCGGTTTGAATGCCAAACTGGCCCGGAGGGCTGGTTTGTTGCATGATATTGGGAAGGTGCCCGATGATGAGCCTGAGATTCCCCATGCAGTTTATGGAATGAAGGTGGCTGAGAAATACAAGGAGAAACCGGAAGTATGCAATGCCATCGGATCGCATCATGATGAAGTGGAGATGACCACACTTCTTGCACCCATTGTACAGGTTTGTGATGCCATATCAGGGGCCCGACCGGGCGCCCGACGTGAAGTGGTAGAGTCTTATATCAAGCGTTTGAAGGAACTGGAGGCCATGGCCCTTTCCTATCCTGGTGTTTTGAAAACCTATGCCATTCAGGCAGGCAGAGAGCTAAGGGTAATTGTGGGCAGTGAAAAAGTAACAGATAAGGATGCGGAGAGCCTTTCCTTTGATATTGCCAGGAAAATTCAGGATGAAATGACCTACCCTGGACAGGTAAAAGTGACTGTTATTCGTGAAACACGTGCCATAAGTTACGCCAAATAG
- a CDS encoding NAD-dependent epimerase — MKKVLVTGTAGFIGFHLARKLVEQGFHVTGLDIINDYYDVGLKYDRLELSGIARSSIAYNQEVTSSNSDNYQFIQLKLEDRDALFDLFARHQFDVVVNLAAQAGVRYSLTHPQAYVDSNITGFLNILEACRHHPVENLIYASSSSVYGLNKNMPFSVSSNVDHPVSLYAASKKSNELMAHTYSHLFGVPSIGLRFFTVYGPWGRPDMALFLFTRAILAGEPIQVFNHGMMERDFTYVDDIVGGIERMVSLGHVKGEGWKPETPDPSFSSAPYKIHNIGNSSPVKLIAFIEAIEKALGKKAEWQMMPIQPGDVEKTWADVTSLRRDYNYNPDTPVETGIQRFIAWYRMYYKV; from the coding sequence GTGAAAAAAGTTCTTGTTACGGGTACAGCGGGTTTTATTGGGTTTCATCTGGCCAGGAAACTGGTGGAACAGGGATTCCATGTAACCGGGCTGGATATCATCAATGACTATTACGATGTGGGGCTGAAATATGACCGGCTGGAGCTGTCCGGGATAGCACGCAGCAGTATTGCCTATAACCAGGAAGTAACAAGCAGTAATTCTGATAATTATCAGTTCATCCAGTTAAAACTGGAGGACCGCGATGCCCTTTTCGATTTGTTCGCCAGGCATCAATTTGATGTCGTGGTGAACCTGGCCGCCCAGGCAGGTGTGCGCTATAGCCTTACCCACCCTCAGGCCTATGTGGATAGTAATATCACCGGTTTTCTGAATATCCTGGAAGCATGCAGGCATCATCCCGTTGAGAACCTGATCTATGCCAGCAGTTCGAGCGTTTACGGGCTGAATAAGAACATGCCGTTTTCTGTGAGTTCCAATGTGGATCACCCCGTGAGTCTCTATGCCGCCAGTAAGAAGAGCAACGAGCTGATGGCCCATACCTACAGTCATCTCTTTGGAGTGCCCAGCATAGGCTTACGCTTTTTTACGGTTTACGGTCCCTGGGGCAGACCCGACATGGCCCTGTTTCTCTTTACAAGAGCGATCCTGGCCGGCGAGCCGATCCAGGTGTTTAACCATGGAATGATGGAACGGGACTTCACCTATGTGGATGATATTGTGGGCGGGATCGAAAGAATGGTCAGCCTGGGTCATGTAAAGGGGGAGGGGTGGAAGCCTGAAACTCCGGATCCTTCATTCTCCTCAGCACCCTACAAGATCCATAACATCGGGAACAGCAGCCCCGTTAAATTGATTGCCTTTATTGAGGCCATTGAGAAAGCACTGGGGAAAAAGGCTGAATGGCAAATGATGCCCATTCAGCCCGGGGATGTGGAAAAGACCTGGGCCGATGTCACTTCCTTAAGGAGAGATTATAACTACAATCCGGACACCCCGGTGGAAACCGGAATCCAACGGTTTATTGCCTGGTACAGGATGTATTACAAAGTATAG
- a CDS encoding anhydro-N-acetylmuramic acid kinase has product MKKTYRVTGLMSGSSMDGVDLACCDLIWKDGLWDFRILEAETFPYPEELYCKLEQACKWSKKNIDELDLELGHHYARLLSVFHRKTGLFPQYISSHGHTILHEPKRGITFQAGNGRIMADQTGIPVINDFRSEDVAQGGQGAPLVPLGDSLLFHEYEGCLNLGGFANISFENSRGERIAYDLCPANMALNHIAAMEGLPFDRDGEMARSGQVHKELLEKLNGLDFYSKSGPRSLGREWFLEQFLPFIRPGNLAAKDIMATVLEHIAYQISRNIHEAGIKSLLITGGGTLNLMLLERLKKLTGTSLVIPEEKLIHYKEALIFALLGVLRIRGEINCLASVSGGRKDLSAGTIYNI; this is encoded by the coding sequence ATGAAAAAGACTTACCGGGTTACGGGATTAATGTCAGGGTCATCCATGGATGGGGTCGACCTGGCATGCTGCGATCTGATATGGAAGGATGGCTTGTGGGATTTCAGGATTTTGGAGGCCGAAACCTTTCCTTACCCGGAGGAGCTTTATTGTAAACTGGAACAAGCCTGTAAATGGAGCAAAAAGAACATCGATGAACTCGATCTGGAACTGGGCCATCACTATGCCCGGCTGCTCTCTGTCTTTCACAGAAAGACGGGGCTGTTCCCGCAATACATTTCTTCACACGGACATACGATCCTGCACGAACCAAAGCGGGGGATTACCTTCCAGGCAGGAAATGGCAGGATTATGGCCGACCAGACAGGAATCCCGGTAATCAATGATTTCCGGAGCGAGGATGTGGCCCAGGGAGGACAGGGAGCTCCCCTGGTTCCCCTGGGCGACAGCTTGCTCTTTCACGAGTATGAAGGCTGTCTGAACCTGGGAGGATTTGCCAATATCTCCTTCGAAAACAGTCGGGGGGAGCGGATCGCTTATGATCTCTGCCCCGCCAATATGGCACTCAACCATATAGCCGCCATGGAAGGACTGCCCTTTGACAGGGATGGGGAGATGGCCCGTTCGGGACAGGTGCATAAGGAGCTGCTAGAGAAGTTGAACGGCCTGGATTTCTACTCAAAAAGCGGACCCCGATCCCTGGGAAGGGAGTGGTTCCTGGAACAATTCCTTCCTTTTATTCGGCCCGGCAATCTGGCCGCCAAAGATATTATGGCCACCGTGCTGGAGCATATTGCCTATCAAATTTCCAGGAACATCCATGAGGCAGGGATAAAGTCTCTCCTGATAACCGGGGGCGGAACACTGAACCTTATGCTGCTTGAACGGTTAAAGAAACTGACAGGCACATCCCTGGTGATCCCTGAAGAGAAATTGATCCACTATAAAGAGGCGCTTATTTTTGCCCTGCTCGGAGTTCTGAGGATCCGGGGAGAGATCAACTGCCTGGCCAGCGTAAGCGGCGGAAGGAAGGACCTGTCGGCAGGCACAATTTATAACATCTAA
- a CDS encoding M23 family metallopeptidase, protein MSRAITLILLQFLMLYSIGQDGISFHPPLKIPLYLSGNFGEIRSDHFHSGIDIKTQGKTGHQVFSVDEGYISRIKVQANGYGKSIYISHPNGFTSVYGHLDRFRDDIATYVTRMQYRQQSHTVDLYLSGETFPLKKGQLIAFSGNSGSCSGPHLHFEIRSSANQHPVNVLKYNFDIRDQTAPRFYSLHLYPMDSQSYVNNQTEKFSSRIVRDNGVYTIPYGTGISAYGNLGISVEVFDYLDGASNRCGVYTLEMFVDNKLKYSHAMDEFAFSETRYINAHIDYRELIRSGIRAHRLHRLPNDRLRIYNKSADNQALVVNEPRTYPFRIVATDVVGNSSVLEFTLQGAEDRPAPAGKDSIYVSTLKSDRVNRFDRGPVRVEIPANALYQDIDFSFHMSPQKEGTLSPLYHLGNKEVPVHSSYTLSVDSPEVDPGLRNKLLFITVNDEGKFESAGGEYRDGAMVARLKKFGVFSVAIDSVSPEIIPHKNHGIDYSGNEELRFTIRDELSGIGRYEGYIDTHWALFEYDPKNELLIYRFDPERIAKGTLHELELYVSDQKGNVKLFQTTFEW, encoded by the coding sequence ATGTCCAGAGCCATTACCCTGATTTTGTTACAATTCCTTATGCTTTACAGCATCGGACAGGATGGAATAAGCTTCCATCCTCCCCTGAAGATCCCCCTGTACCTCTCCGGTAATTTTGGGGAGATCCGGAGTGATCATTTCCATTCGGGGATTGATATTAAAACACAGGGGAAAACCGGCCACCAGGTGTTTTCCGTGGATGAAGGATACATCTCGAGGATCAAGGTTCAAGCCAACGGTTACGGGAAATCCATCTACATCAGCCACCCAAATGGCTTCACTTCTGTGTACGGGCACCTGGACAGGTTCCGGGACGATATAGCCACTTATGTAACCCGCATGCAGTACAGGCAGCAGTCCCATACAGTAGATCTTTACCTGAGCGGAGAGACCTTTCCATTGAAAAAAGGGCAATTAATAGCCTTTTCAGGAAACTCAGGCAGCTGCTCAGGGCCCCATCTTCATTTTGAGATCCGCAGCTCGGCCAACCAGCATCCCGTGAATGTGCTCAAATACAACTTTGATATCAGGGACCAGACGGCTCCAAGGTTCTATTCGCTTCATTTGTATCCCATGGATAGCCAGAGTTATGTAAACAATCAAACTGAAAAGTTTTCGAGCCGCATTGTGAGGGACAATGGAGTTTACACCATCCCTTACGGCACCGGTATTTCGGCTTATGGAAATCTGGGTATCAGTGTTGAGGTCTTTGATTATCTGGATGGGGCTTCCAACAGGTGCGGCGTGTATACCCTGGAGATGTTTGTGGACAATAAGCTCAAATACAGCCATGCGATGGACGAATTCGCCTTCTCGGAAACCAGGTACATCAATGCACACATCGATTACCGGGAACTGATCAGATCGGGAATCAGGGCACACCGTCTTCATCGTCTCCCCAACGACAGGCTTAGAATCTACAATAAATCAGCGGATAACCAGGCCCTGGTGGTAAATGAGCCCAGGACCTACCCCTTCAGGATCGTGGCCACCGATGTGGTCGGAAACAGCTCCGTTCTGGAGTTTACCCTTCAGGGAGCTGAAGACAGGCCTGCCCCTGCGGGCAAAGACTCCATCTACGTGTCCACCCTGAAATCTGACAGGGTCAACCGCTTTGACAGGGGCCCGGTGCGGGTAGAGATTCCGGCCAACGCCCTTTACCAGGATATCGACTTCAGCTTCCATATGTCCCCTCAGAAAGAGGGAACACTCAGTCCCCTGTATCACCTTGGCAATAAAGAGGTACCGGTACACTCCTCCTATACCCTTTCTGTGGACAGTCCCGAAGTTGATCCCGGGCTTCGAAACAAACTGTTGTTCATTACCGTCAACGATGAAGGGAAATTTGAGTCGGCAGGCGGCGAATACAGAGATGGTGCCATGGTAGCCAGACTTAAAAAGTTCGGGGTATTCAGTGTGGCAATCGACTCTGTTTCTCCCGAAATCATCCCTCATAAGAACCATGGAATCGATTATTCTGGCAATGAAGAGCTTCGCTTCACCATCCGCGATGAATTGTCTGGTATCGGCAGATACGAGGGCTATATTGATACGCATTGGGCCTTGTTCGAATATGATCCGAAGAACGAACTCCTTATCTACAGATTTGACCCGGAGCGAATTGCCAAAGGAACGCTTCACGAACTGGAACTGTATGTAAGCGACCAAAAGGGAAATGTTAAGCTCTTTCAGACTACTTTTGAATGGTAA
- a CDS encoding cell division protein ZapA — protein MTEDMLSIKVQIAERFYPLKIKRRDEEKIRQAARMINDKVLQYKQRYTDKDTQDFMAMATLQFVINLIDCEQQQNVVSLEEELGNLSSELDELLK, from the coding sequence ATGACGGAAGATATGCTTTCTATAAAGGTTCAGATTGCTGAACGTTTTTATCCCCTGAAGATAAAACGCCGGGATGAAGAGAAAATACGGCAGGCGGCCAGAATGATTAATGATAAAGTACTGCAGTATAAACAGAGATATACAGATAAAGATACGCAGGATTTTATGGCCATGGCTACTCTTCAGTTTGTTATAAACCTGATCGATTGCGAACAACAACAAAATGTTGTATCTTTGGAAGAGGAGTTGGGGAATTTGAGTAGTGAGCTGGATGAGTTATTGAAATAG
- a CDS encoding nucleoside phosphorylase, which yields MNPISRTDLILNPDGSIYHLKLLPEDIADHVILVGDPGRVSMVSAHFDHIELEKGNREFVTHTGSYRGKRVTVLSTGIGIDNIDIVLNELDALVNVDLDRRIPRVRKKSLNLIRIGTSGALHADIAPGGQILTRVAGGFDGLYHFYRDPDEHNLLSLSDSFRDHTSWKSTLAEPYFIKGSEKLHKLLSGPGVLSGITLSTPGFYAPQLRSIRLSPFDPELVSKINTFRFEGMRINNFEMESSALYALSAFLNHQAITICVAIANRISLEFLEDYHGAVDALIRMVLEKLLPDD from the coding sequence ATGAATCCGATTTCCCGTACAGATCTGATCCTGAATCCGGATGGAAGTATTTACCACCTGAAGCTACTGCCTGAGGATATAGCCGATCATGTGATCCTTGTGGGTGATCCCGGAAGGGTTTCTATGGTTTCGGCGCATTTCGACCATATTGAGCTGGAGAAAGGTAACCGGGAATTTGTTACCCATACAGGCAGTTACCGGGGTAAAAGAGTGACCGTACTCTCCACAGGTATTGGGATTGATAACATAGATATTGTCCTGAATGAGCTGGATGCCCTGGTAAATGTGGATCTGGACCGGCGCATCCCCCGGGTACGGAAAAAGAGTCTGAACCTGATCCGGATCGGGACCAGCGGAGCACTTCATGCCGATATCGCTCCCGGTGGACAGATCCTCACCAGGGTGGCCGGGGGATTTGACGGGCTTTACCACTTCTACAGGGATCCCGATGAGCATAACCTGCTCTCCCTGTCCGACTCCTTCAGAGATCACACCTCATGGAAAAGCACCCTGGCCGAACCCTACTTTATCAAAGGCTCAGAGAAGTTGCACAAGCTGCTGTCCGGACCCGGGGTGCTATCCGGGATCACCCTCTCCACTCCCGGGTTTTATGCGCCGCAGCTCAGGAGTATCCGGCTTTCCCCTTTTGACCCAGAACTGGTTTCAAAAATCAACACCTTCCGGTTTGAAGGCATGCGCATCAATAATTTTGAGATGGAAAGTTCAGCGCTTTATGCTTTATCTGCTTTTTTGAACCACCAGGCCATTACCATTTGTGTCGCAATTGCAAACCGCATATCCCTTGAGTTTCTGGAGGACTATCACGGGGCCGTTGATGCATTGATTCGCATGGTCCTGGAAAAACTGCTTCCGGATGACTGA
- a CDS encoding iron-containing alcohol dehydrogenase, producing the protein MYNFIAYNPVKLHFGKNVVKELGPGAAKLGKKALLVYGGGSVLRNGSYRDTLEQLKNQGIDITEFNGIKPNPRVEDVMEATRIGVEAGVDMVVAVGGGSVIDSAKIIAICIAEECDVWELMTGKYAPLTAKPLLAVLTLAATGTEMNAVAVLQNEATKEKIGYRNELIYPVHSFLDPSYTQSVPANYTAYGIADLVAHSLEAWFGKGEATLSDRFVISVIQEALEFGPSLMKDLESYELRARIMWAATNALNNITLYGRASGDWGVHALGHILSFLYDTPHGATLSIIYPAWMKLMKERAGGRILQLGRELFGVSSADDTISALESFFRSLGSPVKCQEAGIDKSRKEEILSLMNRNRAEGTNYGLSDREREELLTYIF; encoded by the coding sequence ATGTACAATTTTATCGCTTATAATCCGGTGAAACTCCATTTTGGAAAAAATGTGGTCAAAGAACTTGGGCCCGGTGCGGCAAAGCTTGGGAAAAAGGCCCTGCTTGTTTATGGGGGCGGTTCTGTGCTCCGGAACGGCAGCTACCGGGATACCCTGGAGCAACTGAAAAACCAGGGTATTGATATCACTGAATTTAATGGAATTAAACCCAATCCCAGAGTGGAAGATGTGATGGAAGCAACCAGGATTGGAGTGGAAGCCGGAGTAGATATGGTGGTGGCTGTCGGGGGAGGAAGTGTGATCGACTCCGCAAAGATCATAGCCATCTGCATCGCCGAGGAATGTGATGTTTGGGAACTAATGACCGGCAAGTATGCGCCCCTTACGGCCAAACCTCTGCTTGCGGTTCTGACCCTTGCAGCGACCGGGACAGAGATGAATGCCGTTGCGGTTCTGCAGAATGAGGCAACGAAAGAAAAAATCGGCTATAGAAACGAACTGATCTACCCCGTTCACTCCTTCCTGGATCCTTCCTATACCCAATCGGTGCCGGCCAACTACACCGCCTACGGGATTGCGGACCTGGTGGCCCATTCCCTGGAAGCCTGGTTTGGCAAAGGAGAAGCCACCCTTTCCGATCGATTTGTTATTTCAGTCATTCAGGAAGCCCTGGAGTTTGGTCCTTCCCTGATGAAGGATCTGGAATCATATGAACTGCGGGCCAGAATTATGTGGGCAGCCACCAACGCCCTGAACAATATCACCCTGTATGGAAGGGCATCGGGCGACTGGGGCGTGCATGCGCTGGGTCATATACTCTCCTTTTTGTATGATACGCCCCATGGCGCCACCCTGTCGATTATCTACCCGGCCTGGATGAAATTGATGAAAGAGAGAGCCGGGGGGCGGATTCTTCAACTGGGCCGCGAACTATTTGGAGTCAGCTCCGCGGATGATACAATCAGCGCCCTGGAGTCCTTTTTCAGGTCGCTCGGAAGTCCGGTTAAATGCCAGGAAGCAGGAATTGATAAGTCCAGGAAAGAGGAGATCCTGAGTCTGATGAACCGAAACAGAGCGGAAGGAACCAATTATGGCTTATCTGATCGGGAAAGAGAAGAATTGCTGACGTACATCTTCTGA